The sequence below is a genomic window from Colletotrichum destructivum chromosome 4, complete sequence.
GCGTCGACCGTCTTGCCGTGGCCGTACGAGGCACCAGCGTCGGGGTCGAACCTCTGCGTGATCTCGAACTGGGCTTTCGGGGAGGCATGGCCCTGGTtcttgatgacgacgacttgGTGCTGGAAGAGGGCTTCACGGATGACATGGAAATCGGCATCTGCAGGGCCCGTCAGTCAACTATTCTGGTCGGGTCTGCGAGCACCCAGAGCGAAGCTTACCAAAGGAGGTTACCGATTGTACGGGTATTCTCCCACTACGTGTGCAACATCATTTGCCTTGTTTTTTTTCATCATGCTGTCGTTCTTCATGCAGTCTTACCGGTGAGATTTTCAATATCAACATTGGTGACAACGGCTCCAAAGTCGACAGCCGAGCCCTGTGGAGGGACGATGGGCTGGACGGATACCCGAGAAGGGGTTTGAGAGATAGCCATTGTCGGTGTTTGGTATGTATAGAAATCGTATCGAGCTGTTTCTGGAGATTCTTTGCTGGCGATGTTCCACGTGGCAGCTGGCTTTCGACAGTCTTCTACTCAGGAGTCAAGATGGCAGAACAAAGACTCAGGAACGTCCATTAAGTAGTAGGTGGCagtaaaaagaataaaacaGGGACTGTCAGAGACAAAAGTGGCGGCGATGTGTTGTGGAGGGTCggaagccgccgacgaccagcgaTTTGTTATCTCGTCAAATTGCCCCGCCTTGATAAGCCTATTTATCGGATGGAGGTAATACAATGACATGCGTATTTGGCCAGTATCTCATGCGTTTAACCGTTGGGAGTCGGACATGATAGGAGAAAGAGATCCCATCAAGTCAATGATCCGATAAGGCCCGTAGGTTTTCGCCATCCGCGGGGTTTACTTGTTGGTTATTGGAACGTGCTACTTCGGCTTTATTCCTGTAAGACCGAGCGCGCGAGGTTGTATTCTCGCCCCCCCTCACCAGTCCACCATCCTCCACCTCACGCTCGGCCTACCCCAAGCAAGCTCGCTTTTGCTCAGGCGTTGACATCTATTCCAGAATAGCTGTCCTTGTTGGCAATAGCGCAGGGCAGTCGTGTGCACAACCTTCTTGCTGACCAAACCGGGCCAAGTCAACTCGGTCTCCGGGCTTGAGCCGACCCCGTCTGGATTGCGGCATCGGGGGCGCGCGGCAGTGGGTTCAGCGTGTCTATCATCAGCTATGCTGTAGTGACGGCATACGGTAAGTTGTTCGCGACATGTGCCTGCCGTCGGTCAAGTCAGAGTGCGATAGACTTGCTCAACCTGACCCCTGTGTTGGCGATGTAGAGCGACCGGATCCGTGCTGCATCCTGGCACACCCTTCCGCGAGATTTGCACTGGATAGTGTATTGAAATGAGCATGTCTTCGATCAGTGCTTCTTGACTTTGTCCATCCACTCCTTGGACGCCTTAGTGCCGTCGTGTGCCTTGCGGAAGAGGCCGCGCTCCCACTCGTCCAGGCCGCGGAGGAAATCCTCGTTGgagccgccgatgccgtcgtcggttCCTTTCCGGGCGTGCAAAGCAATCTCGGAAGCCCGTGCCACAAAGGTCTTTCGCATGACCTCGCTGAGCTCTCGCTCGTCGAACAGGTCCAGGATGCGCGTACCGAGGCCGTAGAAGTGGGCGCTCTGGTCCCTGACCGGAACAGCCCGCGGATCGGCTTTCAAGGCTTGGACGACTTGTTGTGACAGTGCGGGAGGCAGGTTCAGCGTCACCGGTGCTTTCGAGTCCTCGGCAGTGCCCGtgttggcgagggcgagcatCTCGGCGAGCCAGAGCGGCAACGTGATCTGCGTTCCTGCTTTTAGGGCGTGGGAGGGGTTGTTGTCGAGGTATCCTAGGTCGGGAACATCGAGTTCGAATTTGCAGGGGACTTTCTGGGGTTGTGAATCAGCTGGTAGTGCTCGCCGACCATCATCACATGGCTGGGGCGGGAAAGAAAGCGTGCTTGTGTGCTAGTGTTCGGCTTGACGGAAATTGAGTTGTGACCGTACCTCTGCGTCTGTCAAAATGGCGTCAATGTCGTAGTAAGACATGACGGCTTATTTGTGGTAGGTATATCGACGAGCGATGTCTCTCTGTTGGGTCAGGAATGGCAGAATCAGTCAGTCCTCACATGCGACTTGGTGGTCTTTTGCGGCGAAACCTGTCGCGTCTGGCTGCAAGCGATGCACACGCGACTGTTAGGACTATCCCCCCGCCAACTCAACAAGCCACACGTGGATGGTGATCTGTGGCGGTGCTTAAGGAGAGCCTGGAGACGACCAATCAAAGGCGGTGGATTACCTAAGAATGTTCGAAGGGGGAGCCTATTTTCCAAATCCTCGAGGTAGAAGCTCTCCACCTTTTTAGTGGATGACGACATTCTTCTTTCATTCGCAGAAGAGCAAAGAACCACTGAAGCCGCTGGCCAGCGAGCGGccagagcagcagcaagaagtagcaagcagcagcagcaagctcGGTAACCCGGGGCAGCTTTTCTGGAGATCCGAGCTCCCTCACGTAATAGCCGACACCGACGCTCCCGCAATTGACATCACTCTCCCACTCACACCTTTGCCCTTTGTCAACCTCAATCAATTGATCTTTCCTCCAAAGGTACTTCAACTGCTCTAATCCCACCCTTTTCTTTGTCTGTTGGTTTCTCTGGTCTGGTCTTATCGAATAGCGTCGACACTCACACACAAGACATAGAAACACGGAAAAAATGTCTTCTACTCTCCTCAGAACCGCCCCCGTCCTCCGCACCGCTCTGCgagccggtgccggtgccgcaAAGCCTGCCGCTGCCATGGCCAGCACGAGCTTTGTCCGGGGCAAGGCTACTCTGCCCGACATCTCTTGTAAGTAGCGCCTTCTGCTCGGCAGGCACGTCTAGACGTCAATGCAGTTGCGCTAACGGGGTGCTTCTCTCCCCTACACAGACGACtacggcgccctcgagcccTACATCTCGGCCCAGATCATGGAGCTCCACCACTCCAAGCACCACCAGACCTACGTCAACGGCCTCAACACCGCTCTCGAGACTGTCGAGGACGCTAAGGCCAAGGGCGATTTCACCAAGGCTGCCGCTCAGGCTCCTCTGATCAACTTCCATGGTGGTGGCCACGTCAACCACTCCCTCTTCTGGGAGAACCTGGCCCCCGCCAGCAgagacggtggtggtgagcCTGACGGTAAACTGGCTGTACGTCCTTGCATCCCCCACACTTTCCAGACCCCACTACGGCATGCTAACATCCTTCGTAGCAAGCCATCAAGGAGGACTTCGGCTCCTTCGACACCCTGCGCAAGCAGATCAACACCTCCCTGGCCGGCATCCAGGGCAGCGGCTGGGCCTGGCTGGTCAAGGACAAGACCAGCGGcaccctcggcgtcgtcacccGCGCGAACCAGGACCCCGTCACCGGCAACCTCGAGCCCCTGCTGGGCATCGACGCCTGGGAGCACGCCTACTACCTGCAGTACCAGAACCGCAAGGCCGAGTACTTCGACGCCATCTGGAACGTTGTCAACTGGAAGACTGTTGCCAAGCGCTTTGAGAAATAGGCCACCGATGCACGCACATGTACGATAGCAATTGTTGATACCTAGCAGGAATTGAAAGCGTTAAATCACACGAAAAGCACATTTTGGATCATGATTGCCGGACTCTTGGGCCGACCAGCGAGCTTCTGACCTCTTTTAACTTTTCGTATCGTTGTAACACGTATGGAACCCAGCCAGTCTTGGAGTCCTCATACAGGATTCACGTGTTGGGAGCGCCCGACTGCTGGTCTCGCGGGTCGGACCGGGCACGACAAGCCGGTCCTTTTGAAGTTCGATTCTACGACCATCGTCAACCATCACGACGGTGTGAGCTCGCTCCCATGCCAACGGAGGATTGCTTACTGTCCCGGACAGACTTCCCGTCGACCACGAATTTTGTTTCCCTGCGACCGTAACTAGCCATATCCATGACGACTAGATTGGCGGCTCCGAGGATGTTGCGAGTGCATGGCTGCGTAAAGGTTCATATGGTCGCACACCTTGGCTTTCCATGTCGGCGGTATTGATCCGGATGCATAACCTTCGTTTGGGATCACGAGTTCCGCTCCTGTTTTGACCCAGCAAACGAGCCATGACCCGTGCCATATTgccatcgacatcaacatAACCCAGCTTCAATTGGCTTAGTGTCAACATATTCAGGAAGCTTTTCTAGCAAATTGAATGGATGGTTTGACCCGCGTATACGAGTTGTGACTTTCACAACGATCCGGCGACGCCTATCGAGGTGAGGCTCAGAATACACACCTAAGGGCTTCATTCGCCTGAAGGGTTAGAGATGcgacaaggggggggggggggggggggggggggcggtcGAAGTGCCTCTCTCTGACTTATACGGATGCATCTGTAGCTCTACAGTAGACCTCCATTCACTGCGAGAGAGCTATCACGCCGATACCAAAGTCCCTTCCCCAGTCTGCAGCCTTTTTGCCAGTGGAATTGCATGACATGGAGCTTGAGACACTCGTTCAACTGGCCACAAAGAAGCTGACAACGCCAAATGTATTCCTGTCAGAGGACAACCTTCCCATGCGTTGGAATAAATTTCCCCACTACGATTCCAGGCGTCAACTTCTCAGGTTCGCACCTTGTACAGGCGGGTC
It includes:
- a CDS encoding Putative GINS complex, subunit Psf3, GINS subunit, domain A, GINS complex, subunit Psf3 superfamily, which codes for MSYYDIDAILTDAEKVPCKFELDVPDLGYLDNNPSHALKAGTQITLPLWLAEMLALANTGTAEDSKAPVTLNLPPALSQQVVQALKADPRAVPVRDQSAHFYGLGTRILDLFDERELSEVMRKTFVARASEIALHARKGTDDGIGGSNEDFLRGLDEWERGLFRKAHDGTKASKEWMDKVKKH
- a CDS encoding Putative manganese/iron superoxide dismutase gives rise to the protein MSSTLLRTAPVLRTALRAGAGAAKPAAAMASTSFVRGKATLPDISYDYGALEPYISAQIMELHHSKHHQTYVNGLNTALETVEDAKAKGDFTKAAAQAPLINFHGGGHVNHSLFWENLAPASRDGGGEPDGKLAQAIKEDFGSFDTLRKQINTSLAGIQGSGWAWLVKDKTSGTLGVVTRANQDPVTGNLEPLLGIDAWEHAYYLQYQNRKAEYFDAIWNVVNWKTVAKRFEK